One segment of Rubripirellula amarantea DNA contains the following:
- a CDS encoding alpha/beta hydrolase, producing the protein MTRFNPVSWHVNESKYVGAAPKESKSVGNHVGRQPSVFMNPGTRSRRQVFTPLHYTPSYKYPLIVWLHSNGHNERQVNDVMPHISLRNFLALGVQGNRAVDSGGTRFDWHESPGGIGIAHDSVAIAIDEIRDRYSVHPQRIVLAGYGAGGTMALRLAMRSPGQFAAAVSLGGRMPQGAIRDFQGLRQRRLPMLWQWARDNAQYTDDNLKHDFKLAMTIGSSVEVRQYPGPDEMDTVVMSDLNDWIMRRVVLEEASPSEYVDTIPVPYSAN; encoded by the coding sequence ATGACCCGTTTCAACCCAGTTTCTTGGCACGTCAACGAGTCAAAGTACGTTGGCGCCGCACCTAAAGAATCAAAGTCCGTCGGGAACCACGTTGGCCGTCAGCCGTCCGTGTTCATGAATCCGGGAACTCGTAGTCGGCGACAGGTGTTCACTCCGCTTCATTACACGCCAAGCTACAAGTATCCGTTAATTGTCTGGCTGCACAGCAATGGGCATAACGAACGCCAGGTCAATGATGTGATGCCACACATCAGTCTTCGCAATTTCCTGGCGTTGGGCGTTCAGGGAAACCGAGCGGTGGATTCGGGCGGGACACGTTTTGACTGGCACGAATCGCCAGGCGGAATCGGGATTGCTCACGATTCGGTGGCCATCGCCATTGACGAAATTCGGGATCGCTACAGCGTTCACCCCCAAAGGATTGTCTTGGCGGGGTACGGTGCGGGTGGGACGATGGCACTTCGTCTGGCAATGCGATCACCGGGGCAATTTGCAGCCGCCGTTTCGCTGGGCGGACGAATGCCACAAGGGGCTATTCGCGATTTCCAGGGGTTGCGTCAACGTCGATTGCCTATGCTTTGGCAATGGGCGCGTGACAATGCTCAATACACCGACGACAATCTAAAACACGATTTTAAGTTGGCGATGACCATCGGCAGCAGCGTTGAAGTTCGGCAATATCCCGGGCCTGACGAGATGGACACGGTGGTAATGTCGGACCTCAATGACTGGATCATGCGTCGTGTAGTGCTTGAAGAGGCTTCACCGAGCGAATACG
- the mdh gene encoding malate dehydrogenase — protein sequence MRRAKITIIGAGNVGATCAHWCAAAELGDIVLLDIPQTEDMPSGKALDLMQSSPIMGFDSNIVGTTSYDDAADSDVIVVTAGIPRKPGMSRDDLLGTNAKIITAVGEQIKATSPNAVVIVVSNPLDAMVQQMAKVTGFEKSKVIGQAGVLDTARYRTFLAMELGVSVEDISALLMGGHGDTMVPIPSCTSVGGIPVTQLIDSARLDEIVDRTRKGGAEIVSLLKTGSAYYAPAAACAQMVEAIVKDKKRVIPVAAYCDGVYGVDGFYVGVPVILGSGGVEKVIELSLTDSETAAFQNSVEAVKSLVATMDGLLSA from the coding sequence ATGCGAAGAGCAAAAATTACGATCATTGGCGCTGGCAATGTTGGAGCCACTTGTGCTCACTGGTGTGCAGCCGCTGAACTCGGTGACATTGTCTTGCTCGATATTCCGCAAACGGAAGACATGCCAAGCGGAAAAGCACTCGATTTGATGCAATCGTCTCCGATCATGGGCTTTGATTCAAATATCGTTGGTACCACGTCCTACGATGATGCAGCCGACAGCGATGTGATCGTGGTCACCGCCGGGATACCTCGCAAACCAGGCATGAGCCGCGATGATTTGTTGGGCACCAATGCGAAGATCATCACGGCGGTTGGTGAACAAATCAAAGCTACTTCACCCAACGCAGTGGTGATTGTGGTCAGCAACCCGCTCGACGCGATGGTTCAGCAGATGGCCAAGGTCACGGGATTCGAAAAATCGAAAGTTATCGGACAAGCTGGCGTTCTGGATACCGCCCGGTATCGCACGTTCTTGGCGATGGAATTGGGAGTCAGCGTTGAAGACATTAGCGCTTTGTTGATGGGTGGCCATGGTGACACGATGGTGCCGATTCCTAGTTGCACCAGCGTCGGCGGCATTCCCGTCACCCAGTTGATCGATTCGGCTCGTTTGGACGAAATCGTCGACCGTACTCGCAAGGGTGGTGCGGAAATCGTTTCGTTGTTGAAGACCGGATCGGCTTACTACGCTCCCGCAGCGGCATGTGCCCAAATGGTCGAGGCCATTGTGAAGGACAAAAAGCGTGTCATTCCCGTCGCGGCTTATTGCGATGGCGTTTACGGAGTCGACGGCTTCTACGTGGGTGTGCCGGTAATCTTGGGTAGCGGTGGGGTTGAAAAGGTCATTGAGTTAAGCCTGACGGATTCGGAAACCGCGGCATTCCAAAACAGCGTCGAGGCGGTCAAGAGCTTGGTAGCAACGATGGACGGGCTGTTGTCGGCCTAG